A window of the Lolium perenne isolate Kyuss_39 chromosome 7, Kyuss_2.0, whole genome shotgun sequence genome harbors these coding sequences:
- the LOC127312885 gene encoding B-box zinc finger protein 20 yields the protein MRVQCDVCGVEPAAVLCCADEAALCSPCNRRVHRANKLAGKHRRITLLQPSAATEDAGPLCDVCKERRGVVFCVEDRAILCADCDEPIHSANELTAKHSRFLLVGTKLSAEPVDQEIPCPDGSSDEHDDSSAAEVNTPAVLEVEASHGKGGAEVGRDSSSISDYLTNICPGWRVEDILLDDAAFAAAAAKQKGRDEQVPFLDADLFDVVSGGRPGKRGAAWAPHVPQTPAPPAWGFEEVPFTMVAAPTAKAKQGHVKDWYHSDSDSDVFAVPEISPPPPAKRARPSSFWCL from the exons ATGCGTGTGCAGTGCGACGTCTGCGGCGTCGAGCCGGCCGCCGTGCTCTGCTGCGCCGACGAGGCCGCGCTCTGCTCCCCCTGCAACCGCCGCGTGCACCGCGCCAACAAgctcgccggcaagcaccgccgcaTCACCCTGCTCCAGCCCTCCGCTGCCACCGAAGACGCCGGTCCGCTCTGCGATGTCTGCAAG GAGCGGAGGGGGGTCGTGTTCTGCGTGGAGGACCGCGCCATCCTCTGCGCCGACTGCGACGAGCCCATCCACAGCGCCAACGAGCTCACCGCCAAGCACAGCCGCTTCCTCCTCGTCGGGACCAAGCTCTCCGCCGAGCCCGTGGACCAGGAGATCCCCTGCCCCGACGGAAGCTCCGACGAGCATGACGACTCCTCGGCCGCCGAGGTCAACACCCCCGCAGTTCTTGAAGTTGAAGCCAGCCACGGCAAAGGAGGAGCAGAGGTAGGACGCGACAGCAGCAGCATCTCGGACTACCTCACCAACATCTGCCCCGGCTGGCGCGTCGAGGACATCCTCCTCGACGACGCTGCcttcgccgctgccgccgcc AAGCAGAAGGGCCGCGACGAGCAGGTGCCGTTCCTGGACGCCGACCTGTTCGACGTGGTCTCCGGCGGGCGGCCGGGTAAGCGCGGCGCCGCGTGGGCGCCACACGTGCCGCAGACGCCGGCGCCGCCAGCGTGGGGCTTCGAGGAGGTGCCGTTCACTATGGTGGCCGCGCCGACGGCGAAGGCCAAGCAGGGGCACGTGAAGGATTGGTACCACAGCGACAGCGACAGCGACGTGTTCGCCGTGCCGGAGAtctcgccaccgccgccggccaAGAGGGCGCGGCCGTCGTCGTTCTGGTGCCTGTGA